A genome region from Desulfovibrio sp. X2 includes the following:
- a CDS encoding response regulator transcription factor, producing MRILLVEDDAMFGQSLSQALKDAGHSVDWARDGAQAEAALAGEGYVLVLLDLGLPGRSGLDVLRGMRGRDDRVPVLILTARDGVEDRVSGLDLGADDYLVKPFDFKELQARMRALIRRRSGHADSVLGNGDIELDLATHEARRGGAPVRLSAREFALLYALLEHPGAVLSRGQLEERVYGWNEEVESNAVEVLIHYLRKKLGHDAVRNIRGVGWMVAEGR from the coding sequence ATGCGGATTCTGCTCGTCGAGGACGACGCCATGTTCGGGCAAAGCCTCAGCCAGGCGCTCAAGGACGCGGGGCATTCCGTGGACTGGGCGCGCGACGGGGCGCAGGCCGAGGCGGCCCTGGCCGGTGAGGGCTACGTGCTCGTCCTGCTCGACCTGGGGCTGCCGGGCAGAAGCGGCCTGGACGTGCTGCGCGGCATGCGCGGCAGGGACGACCGCGTGCCCGTGCTCATCCTGACCGCGCGCGACGGCGTGGAGGACAGGGTCTCGGGCCTCGATCTCGGCGCGGACGACTACCTGGTCAAGCCGTTCGACTTCAAGGAGCTGCAGGCCAGGATGCGGGCGCTCATCCGCCGCCGCTCGGGCCATGCGGATTCGGTGCTCGGCAACGGCGACATCGAGCTCGACCTCGCCACGCACGAGGCGCGGCGCGGGGGCGCGCCCGTCCGGCTTTCCGCGCGGGAGTTCGCGCTGCTCTATGCCCTGCTCGAGCATCCGGGCGCCGTGCTCTCGCGCGGCCAGCTCGAGGAGCGCGTCTACGGATGGAACGAGGAGGTCGAGAGCAACGCGGTCGAGGTGCTCATCCACTACCTGCGCAAGAAGCTCGGCCACGACGCGGTGCGCAACATCC
- a CDS encoding PepSY domain-containing protein has protein sequence MKRTRTLFIGLALASLVFSAAFAAARTHREENDAASVRQAKVGLTQAVAAAEQAEGGRASRAEFDKEKDGRLVYEVEVVSADTVHDVTVDALTGKVVKSSVDKIDHDDDHGEHEDGE, from the coding sequence ATGAAACGCACGAGAACCCTTTTCATCGGACTCGCCCTGGCAAGCCTGGTGTTTTCCGCGGCCTTCGCCGCCGCGCGCACGCATCGGGAGGAGAACGACGCCGCAAGCGTCAGGCAGGCCAAGGTCGGCCTGACCCAGGCCGTGGCCGCGGCCGAGCAGGCCGAGGGCGGCCGGGCCTCGCGCGCCGAGTTCGACAAGGAGAAGGACGGCCGCCTCGTCTACGAGGTCGAGGTCGTCTCCGCGGACACGGTGCACGACGTCACGGTGGACGCCCTGACCGGCAAGGTGGTGAAGTCGTCGGTCGACAAGATCGATCACGACGACGACCACGGTGAGCACGAGGACGGCGAGTAG
- a CDS encoding response regulator transcription factor yields MRILLVDDDAEILRFLKSGLEQEGHEVDLAESGTAGLARICEQAHDLVVLDLMFGDLDGFTILREIREKGIKVPVIVVSARQAVDDRIFCLNSGCDDYLTKPFSFLELLARIKAITRRRTDENMAPARLSLHGVEVDLLNRRVFRDEREIHLKPKEFLLLKYLMENAGDTVSRPMIMKNVWGYEFDPGTKVLDVHVSQLRDKLDSGHDGKLIHTVRGCGYVFKQD; encoded by the coding sequence ATGAGAATTCTCTTGGTCGACGACGACGCCGAGATCCTGCGCTTTCTCAAGAGCGGCCTGGAGCAGGAAGGGCACGAGGTGGACCTCGCGGAAAGCGGGACGGCCGGGCTCGCCCGCATCTGCGAGCAGGCGCACGACCTGGTCGTGCTCGACCTGATGTTCGGGGACCTGGACGGATTCACCATCCTGCGCGAGATCAGGGAGAAAGGGATAAAGGTCCCGGTCATCGTGGTCAGCGCCCGCCAAGCCGTGGACGACAGGATCTTCTGCCTCAACTCCGGCTGCGACGACTACCTGACCAAGCCGTTCTCCTTCCTCGAGCTGCTCGCCCGCATCAAGGCCATCACCCGCCGCCGGACCGACGAGAACATGGCTCCCGCCCGCCTGAGCCTGCACGGAGTGGAGGTCGACCTTCTCAACCGCCGGGTCTTCCGGGACGAGCGGGAAATCCATCTCAAGCCCAAGGAATTCCTGCTCCTCAAGTACCTGATGGAGAACGCCGGAGACACCGTCTCCCGGCCCATGATCATGAAGAACGTCTGGGGCTACGAGTTCGATCCCGGCACCAAGGTGCTCGACGTGCACGTCTCGCAGCTGCGGGACAAGCTGGATTCCGGACACGACGGGAAGCTGATCCACACCGTCAGGGGATGCGGGTATGTCTTTAAGCAGGACTAG
- a CDS encoding HAMP domain-containing sensor histidine kinase, with amino-acid sequence MSLSRTRRARTLKFKILLLYGSLYMASILFFMGISFYVFYKSSDSSEIKTIYDEIAEIDKSAKGKQFQDFLNILSGEINDIGSSNLIIHFNADGKEYYLPSRELWKPYLHRNIHWKDIDAGRIERIRNNKTGDILKLAGARLHNGIELHVGYISDTVETLKKNFLDIFEMIFIPILIAGCGIGYVMTQKTLGEISAVKDTAMEIYRGNLESRVERSFNGDEIDQLSEAFNLMLSRIQRLIAGMSAIVDNIAHDLRSPLTRMKGSIEVALLYDKAGKDQGAILGNSLAEFERMIAMVNDILNISEAESGVTHLKREAVMAREFLESLCEFYQPLAAESGIDLSLGEVQSVRFDADRLKLWRVLANLLDNALKFTPRGGTITLGATGTPEGVRLLVADTGEGIAEEDIGNIFKKFYKADKGRSSKGYGLGLSYVKAVVELHGGGIEVQSDPGRGTRFVILLPRAPAPLRA; translated from the coding sequence ATGTCTTTAAGCAGGACTAGGCGCGCCAGGACGCTCAAGTTCAAGATCCTGCTGCTCTATGGAAGCCTCTACATGGCCTCCATACTCTTCTTCATGGGGATATCGTTCTACGTGTTCTACAAGTCGAGCGACAGCAGCGAGATAAAGACGATATACGATGAGATAGCAGAGATAGACAAGAGCGCGAAAGGCAAGCAGTTCCAGGATTTCCTGAACATTCTCTCCGGAGAGATAAACGACATTGGGTCATCGAACCTGATCATACATTTCAATGCCGATGGAAAGGAATACTATCTCCCATCGCGTGAACTGTGGAAGCCGTATCTGCACAGGAACATACACTGGAAAGACATCGATGCAGGCAGGATAGAACGCATCAGGAACAACAAGACAGGCGATATACTGAAACTTGCCGGAGCGAGGCTCCATAACGGAATCGAGCTCCATGTCGGCTACATCTCCGATACTGTCGAGACCCTGAAGAAGAATTTCCTGGACATATTCGAGATGATCTTCATCCCGATCCTCATAGCCGGGTGCGGCATCGGGTACGTAATGACGCAAAAGACCCTGGGAGAGATATCCGCGGTCAAGGACACGGCCATGGAGATCTATCGGGGCAACCTCGAGAGCCGCGTGGAGCGCTCCTTCAACGGAGACGAGATCGACCAGCTCTCCGAGGCGTTCAACCTCATGCTCTCCCGCATCCAGCGGCTCATCGCGGGCATGTCGGCCATCGTCGACAACATCGCGCACGACCTGCGCTCCCCCCTGACCAGGATGAAGGGCAGCATCGAGGTGGCCCTGCTCTACGACAAGGCAGGAAAGGATCAGGGCGCGATCCTCGGCAACTCCCTGGCCGAATTCGAACGCATGATCGCCATGGTCAACGACATCCTGAACATTTCCGAGGCGGAATCCGGCGTCACACACCTCAAGCGCGAGGCCGTGATGGCCCGGGAATTCCTCGAGAGCCTCTGCGAGTTCTACCAGCCCCTGGCCGCTGAGTCCGGCATCGACCTCAGCCTCGGGGAGGTGCAGTCCGTGCGTTTCGACGCCGACCGCCTCAAGCTCTGGCGGGTGCTGGCCAACCTGCTGGACAACGCCCTCAAGTTCACACCGCGCGGCGGGACCATAACCCTCGGCGCGACCGGGACGCCGGAGGGAGTGCGCCTGCTCGTCGCCGACACGGGCGAGGGCATCGCGGAGGAGGACATCGGGAACATCTTCAAGAAGTTCTACAAGGCCGACAAGGGACGCTCCTCCAAGGGCTACGGACTCGGGCTGAGCTACGTCAAGGCGGTGGTGGAGCTGCACGGCGGCGGCATCGAGGTGCAGAGCGATCCCGGCAGGGGGACGCGCTTCGTCATCCTTCTCCCCCGGGCGCCCGCCCCCCTGAGGGCCTGA